TGCTCGCGTGAGCGTAGACAACACCATGCTGTCGCCGTATCTGCAGAACCCTCTTGCGCACGGCGCGGATATCGTCGTGCATTCCGCGACCAAGCACTTGGGCGGTCACGGTGACCTCATGGCTGGTGCAGTCATCACGAACGATGACGAGCTCGCCGGCCAGCTTGCTTTTTCTCAGAACGCCGAGGGCAGCGCGCTCGGCCCGTTCGAGGCGTGGCTGCTCCTCAGAGGCATGAAGACGCTGGGTGTGCGCCTCGATCGGCAGGTGAAGACCAGCGAACGTTTGGCGAAGTGGCTCGATGCCCACGCCGACGTGCGCCAAGTCTACTACGCGGGGCTGCCGGATCACCCGGGCCACGACATCCAGCTGCGCCAGGCTCGGGGAGCGGGTTCGTTGCTGAGCTTCACCACGGGCTGCCTCCAGCGCTCACGTGCCGTGGTGGAGAATACCGCGCTGATGCGGGTTGCAGTGAGCTTCGGGAGCATCGCCTCTTCGATCAGCCTGCCATGCTGTATGTCTCATGCCAGCATTCCTGCTGAACACCGCGCCGTCAGGAAGCTTCCGGAAGACCTCGTCCGAATCTCGGTTGGGCTCGAGGATGTCGAGGATCTGATCGAGGATCTCCAGGCCGCGTTTCTCTCGGTACGGCCGAACAAGACGCTTCACGCGGTCGCTGTTTCAACGTGATCGAGGCTTGAGCGCGTGAGGATCAGTTTTGGCGTGGACGTACCGTAACTTGATGAGCATCGCGTCTTGCACGCGCACGCTCCAGTCGCTGGCGCGCTTTGGGGGCATGGGCGCCCTCGGGTGCCAGCGCCAAATACCGCTCGTAATGGGTCACCGCCTCTGTGAAACGATCGCCCCCGGCCAGCATGTTGCCCAGCAGATAGTGACCGGTGGCGTACTGTGCATCGAGGTGCAGGGCGCGCCGCAGTGTTTCGATAGCAGCCTCTCGCTCGCCGACTGCGCGCTGAGCCAGGGCGAGCTCCGCAAGCAGGGCGGGAGTAGCCTTACCGGAGCGAGCAGCGATAGCAGCCTGCATGGCCTGCACTCCTGCCGACGGGTCCCCGGCTCGCCTGAGCCCGTTGCCGATGCCCGCGAGGGCCGCGGCGTTTCCTCGGGCTAGCGGCAACGCGACTCGCAGCTGTTGCAGCGCTTCGGCCTTGTAGCCCGATCGAACCAGCAGCAGGCCGAAGTTGACGCGGGCCAGCGGGTTGGCGGGCTCGAGCTTGACAGAACGCCGATAGCTCTTTCGAGCCAGCTCGAGGCTACCCAGATCCTCGTGGACGAGCGCTAGGTTCAGGTGCGCCGACGCGAGCTTGGCATCGGCCTCGACCGCTGACTCGAAGCTCTGGAGTGCCTCATGTAGATTGCCCTTGCGACGCAACAGCAGGCCAAGGTTGTTGTGGGCCTCGGCCAACCCCACGTCCAGACTTGCAGCCTTGGCGTAGGCATCCAGTGCGCTGTCGAAGTCAGCCAAACCCTCCAACGCCAGTCCGAGCCCGAAGTACGCGCGGGCGTTGTGCGGTTCGCCCTGCAGGGCTCGCTCGAAGGCCTGCCGGGCCGCGACCCAATCTTCTTGCTCTAGGAGCCGCTCACCGGCATGCAGGGCCTGCGAACCGCGTGGTGTCACGTTCCGCGCTCGTTCCCGTCCCGAAACTCCGGACCGAGCGTGGCGAGGCGCTGTGGGGTTGCCAAGCTCATGTGCGGTCCCGCCACCGCAGGCCACTGCCGGCAAACCCAAAGCGAACAGCAGACCGAGCGAGGCAAGTCCTTTCGGCCTCCGGCCGATTCGCCCCGTGATTGCGCGCCCCCCGGTTCTCATCGTGCGCGTTCCCACAGGCGGTCGATCGCAGCAGCAACCGTCGCCGCATGCAGGCTGTGCTCGCGCACGAAGCGTTCCACTCCGAGCTTCGCTTCGGGATAGCCGAGCATGCGGGCTATCTCCGGTTGCTCCTCGCTCGTCAGCCGATCCTGACGACGCCCGGCTCGTAGATGCAGCAGATTGCGCGCGCGCCACAGATGCTCGCGAGCTCCGCTCAAGGCTGCCGACGTTCCCTTTCCCAACATCCGCCTTTCCGCCTCGCCGTGCGCCAGGCCCAGATCGCTGCCGCGGGTCTGAAGGACCCAGCTGATGACGTCCAAGTCGCGCAGACCGCCCCGACTGAGGTTGAGCTCCGGTTCTCGCAAGTACGCCGATCCGCCGTAGCGCTCGTGTCTCAGCACGGTCTCGTTCCGAAGCAGTCGGATGAACTGTGCCCGATGTGGAGTGAAAATCGTTTCGCGAGCCCGCCGCAGCAGTCGCGAC
This genomic window from Pseudomonadota bacterium contains:
- a CDS encoding tetratricopeptide repeat protein produces the protein MTPRGSQALHAGERLLEQEDWVAARQAFERALQGEPHNARAYFGLGLALEGLADFDSALDAYAKAASLDVGLAEAHNNLGLLLRRKGNLHEALQSFESAVEADAKLASAHLNLALVHEDLGSLELARKSYRRSVKLEPANPLARVNFGLLLVRSGYKAEALQQLRVALPLARGNAAALAGIGNGLRRAGDPSAGVQAMQAAIAARSGKATPALLAELALAQRAVGEREAAIETLRRALHLDAQYATGHYLLGNMLAGGDRFTEAVTHYERYLALAPEGAHAPKARQRLERARARRDAHQVTVRPRQN
- a CDS encoding PLP-dependent aspartate aminotransferase family protein, encoding MRRDTELVQYDPAPGDPWQSNSTPIYQTATFGQPDAEHFGPYDYSRSGNPTRTVLERQLARLEGAKHALAYASGMAAIAAVGRLVPAGGRVLAASDLYGGTIRFLSRCLARDNVRIDYIDATNLADVSRQLERGADLLVVETPSNPLQEVVDLRALSDLAHQHAARVSVDNTMLSPYLQNPLAHGADIVVHSATKHLGGHGDLMAGAVITNDDELAGQLAFSQNAEGSALGPFEAWLLLRGMKTLGVRLDRQVKTSERLAKWLDAHADVRQVYYAGLPDHPGHDIQLRQARGAGSLLSFTTGCLQRSRAVVENTALMRVAVSFGSIASSISLPCCMSHASIPAEHRAVRKLPEDLVRISVGLEDVEDLIEDLQAAFLSVRPNKTLHAVAVST